One window of Phycisphaeraceae bacterium genomic DNA carries:
- a CDS encoding MoxR family ATPase: MELDLSTPEQARQHVDAFRHDLDLVRERIGRVIVGQKHVIDDVLVCLFCNGHVLLEGVPGIGKTMLVRTLGRALSLAFGRVQFTPDLMPADITGTTIVRESETSSGSTRREFVFERGPIFAQIVLADEINRATPKTQSALLEAMQERSVTVAGTSHELPRPFFVMATQNPVEQEGTYPLPEAQLDRFFYKLHVSMPSRAELADIVTRTTGSTFEQIEPVLGQQGIEQHQALIRNVPVPKEVLDYAVRLVLATHPKSEAFRLGSTQDQSFSTPTVDKYVRLGASPRAAQSLALAARCNALMDGRYAPGIEDVRQCALQALRHRIILNFEAQAQGVDADQIITDITATLPVAAN; the protein is encoded by the coding sequence ATGGAACTTGATCTCTCGACACCCGAACAGGCACGCCAGCACGTCGACGCATTTCGGCACGATCTTGATCTTGTCCGTGAGCGCATTGGTCGTGTGATCGTTGGTCAGAAGCACGTTATCGATGACGTGCTTGTGTGCCTGTTCTGCAACGGGCATGTGCTGCTGGAAGGTGTGCCGGGGATTGGCAAAACAATGCTCGTGCGGACACTGGGACGAGCCCTCTCGCTTGCGTTTGGTCGTGTTCAGTTTACACCGGATCTGATGCCCGCCGACATTACCGGCACCACCATTGTGCGAGAGTCCGAGACGAGTTCGGGATCAACACGCCGAGAGTTTGTGTTTGAACGCGGCCCCATCTTTGCGCAGATCGTGCTCGCCGACGAGATCAACCGCGCAACACCAAAGACGCAGTCTGCGCTGCTCGAAGCGATGCAGGAGCGGAGTGTAACTGTTGCCGGCACATCACACGAACTCCCGCGACCTTTCTTCGTGATGGCCACCCAGAACCCTGTCGAGCAGGAGGGTACATATCCGCTCCCCGAAGCGCAGCTCGATCGGTTTTTTTATAAGCTGCACGTGTCGATGCCCTCACGAGCCGAACTGGCGGACATTGTCACCAGGACAACAGGCAGTACCTTCGAGCAGATTGAGCCAGTCCTTGGCCAGCAGGGAATCGAACAGCACCAGGCGCTTATCCGCAATGTTCCGGTGCCGAAAGAGGTGCTGGATTATGCCGTTCGGCTTGTGCTTGCGACCCATCCAAAGTCAGAAGCCTTCAGACTGGGGTCAACGCAGGACCAATCGTTTTCGACACCAACGGTCGACAAGTACGTGCGTCTTGGTGCTTCGCCACGTGCAGCACAATCGCTTGCGCTCGCAGCACGATGCAACGCGCTGATGGACGGTCGTTATGCGCCCGGCATCGAGGATGTCCGCCAGTGCGCACTGCAGGCGTTGCGTCATCGCATCATCCTGAACTTTGAGGCGCAGGCTCAGGGTGTTGATGCTGATCAGATTATTACGGATATCACCGCAACACTGCCGGTGGCGGCAAACTAA
- a CDS encoding trypsin-like serine protease — protein MNARVVGCVLGTLVISSGVLAQSTSSRFVAASVESGLAFNATNERAVVFSDIVMVPNAHWLRLDFDTAQLGAAPVGGEPTMLRITSLQDGGQIRMQAHHLEQWGYRSPYFNGDTVKIEIVADAGADPSFLSVSQVLAGQFETIDTICGSTDDRQLSNDPRVGRGWTAGGSANCTLWLINDCAKCLLAAGHCGFSNGQAHFNIPLSTSSGQVVMSAPDDQYAVDTSSGQGINGGVGNDFYYFGCFPNPNTGLTPYEAQGDAFVLGPPPTDPNTTIRVTGCGITDSTVPATYYRAQKTHTGPWVGINGTQLQYQVDTTSGNSGSPVINDNTGEAIGIHTHGGCTSGGSGANSGTSLTLPALQNAFANPQGVCAQATCCYADCDGSGSLNVFDYICFGNEYAAGTSYADCDGSGGLNVFDYICFGNEYAAGCP, from the coding sequence ATGAACGCACGAGTTGTGGGATGTGTGCTTGGCACACTTGTTATTTCGTCAGGTGTGCTTGCTCAGAGCACCAGTTCCCGGTTTGTTGCGGCGTCTGTTGAGTCGGGATTAGCGTTCAATGCAACGAACGAAAGGGCAGTTGTGTTTTCTGACATCGTCATGGTGCCCAATGCACACTGGCTTCGTCTGGACTTTGATACAGCTCAGCTCGGAGCAGCTCCAGTTGGAGGTGAGCCGACGATGCTGCGCATCACATCACTTCAGGACGGCGGGCAGATACGTATGCAAGCCCATCATCTGGAGCAGTGGGGATACAGATCGCCATACTTCAACGGTGACACGGTGAAAATCGAGATCGTTGCCGATGCTGGTGCTGATCCATCGTTCCTTTCTGTGTCGCAGGTTCTCGCAGGTCAGTTTGAGACCATCGACACAATCTGTGGATCAACAGATGATCGTCAGCTCTCGAATGATCCACGTGTTGGTCGAGGGTGGACAGCTGGCGGATCAGCAAACTGCACGCTGTGGTTGATCAATGACTGTGCGAAGTGTTTGCTTGCAGCTGGGCATTGTGGCTTCTCGAATGGTCAGGCACACTTCAATATACCGCTCTCGACTTCATCCGGTCAGGTTGTGATGTCTGCGCCCGATGATCAGTATGCGGTCGATACAAGCTCAGGGCAGGGCATCAATGGAGGTGTTGGAAACGACTTCTACTACTTCGGTTGTTTCCCGAACCCAAATACAGGTCTCACGCCGTACGAGGCGCAGGGCGATGCATTTGTGCTTGGTCCCCCGCCAACCGATCCAAACACAACCATCCGTGTGACAGGTTGCGGCATCACTGATTCAACAGTTCCCGCAACGTATTACCGTGCGCAGAAGACGCATACCGGGCCATGGGTGGGAATCAATGGAACACAACTGCAGTACCAGGTGGATACCACATCAGGGAACTCCGGCTCACCCGTGATCAACGACAACACCGGCGAGGCGATCGGGATTCACACGCACGGCGGATGCACATCGGGCGGTTCTGGCGCAAACTCTGGCACCTCGCTTACGCTTCCCGCGCTTCAGAACGCGTTCGCAAACCCCCAGGGCGTGTGTGCGCAGGCGACATGCTGCTACGCCGACTGTGATGGCTCCGGCTCACTCAACGTGTTCGACTACATCTGCTTCGGGAATGAGTATGCAGCAGGCACCAGCTACGCCGACTGCGATGGAAGCGGTGGGTTGAACGTGTTCGACTACATCTGTTTCGGAAATGAATACGCGGCTGGATGTCCGTAA
- a CDS encoding queuosine precursor transporter, giving the protein MPAHQHAHEGLPVLDQVTLFRRRENVFLLFAGLFLGSLTMLNILGITRFIKLFSHDFDGDPGTGPTLFLVAVGVLPYPITFLCTDFISELFGKRRANAVVWMGLILNIWVMSILWVGGNLPGFESAEQAAQITSIAKEVAPTIEDEGLRKAFLAQADRKPVFFEVRTLAFGAVIASMLAYLAAQFIDVHVFHFWKKKTDGKHLWLRNNGSTLVSQLVDTVAVILITYWIGGLAGIIKPDQSIAKQLAVIIATGYVFKMIAALLDTIPFYIGTHHLVRYLRLPPPGKDPA; this is encoded by the coding sequence ATGCCTGCGCATCAGCACGCGCACGAAGGGTTGCCGGTTCTGGATCAGGTGACACTGTTCCGCAGGCGGGAGAATGTGTTCCTGCTGTTCGCGGGGTTGTTTCTCGGGTCTTTGACGATGCTGAACATCCTCGGTATCACGCGGTTTATCAAGTTGTTCTCGCACGACTTTGATGGCGACCCTGGCACAGGGCCGACGCTGTTCCTTGTCGCAGTGGGGGTGCTGCCGTACCCCATCACGTTCCTGTGCACGGACTTCATCTCAGAACTCTTCGGCAAACGTCGCGCGAACGCGGTCGTGTGGATGGGACTGATTCTCAATATCTGGGTGATGTCGATCCTGTGGGTCGGCGGCAATCTGCCTGGGTTTGAGAGTGCGGAGCAGGCGGCGCAGATCACCAGTATCGCGAAAGAAGTTGCGCCGACGATTGAGGATGAAGGACTTCGCAAAGCATTTCTTGCGCAGGCAGATCGGAAGCCCGTGTTCTTCGAGGTGCGCACACTCGCGTTCGGCGCGGTGATCGCGTCGATGCTCGCGTATCTCGCAGCGCAGTTTATCGATGTGCACGTCTTCCACTTCTGGAAGAAGAAGACCGACGGCAAACATCTCTGGCTGCGTAACAACGGGTCGACGCTGGTCAGTCAGCTTGTTGACACCGTTGCGGTGATTCTGATCACGTATTGGATTGGCGGGCTTGCTGGGATTATCAAGCCCGACCAGAGCATCGCAAAGCAACTCGCCGTCATTATTGCGACGGGGTATGTGTTCAAGATGATCGCTGCGCTGCTCGACACGATCCCGTTCTACATCGGGACGCATCATCTGGTGCGGTATCTGCGACTTCCGCCGCCGGGGAAAGATCCTGCGTGA
- the tmk gene encoding dTMP kinase, which produces MPMTTEKREQHASNASGMSWLRELGGRFIVFDGPDGSGKSTQLHRFARACQMAGVPVCEVREPGGTQIGEQIRTLLLDHSDEDIAVETEMLLYMASRAQLVARRIVPALDAGELVLADRFVSSTLAYQGTAGQMSMDQIRAVADVVTRGATPDVVVIFDVDEKAAAGRLNPLLDRMEAKGSAFHKRVREGYLEQARENPDGHIVINASVGEDEVFASLMYALQRKFAPDIHQ; this is translated from the coding sequence GTGCCAATGACCACAGAAAAGCGCGAACAACACGCAAGCAATGCCTCTGGCATGTCGTGGCTGCGCGAACTGGGTGGCAGGTTTATCGTTTTCGATGGACCTGACGGATCGGGAAAATCAACCCAACTCCACCGGTTTGCCAGGGCATGTCAGATGGCTGGTGTACCCGTGTGTGAGGTGCGCGAGCCGGGCGGCACCCAGATCGGTGAGCAGATCAGAACGCTCCTGCTTGATCATTCAGATGAGGACATCGCGGTCGAGACCGAGATGCTGCTCTATATGGCAAGCAGAGCACAACTCGTTGCCAGACGGATTGTTCCAGCGCTCGATGCGGGAGAGCTTGTGCTGGCAGATCGATTTGTCTCGTCCACACTTGCATATCAGGGCACCGCTGGACAGATGAGCATGGACCAGATCCGTGCAGTTGCGGATGTTGTGACCCGCGGGGCAACACCGGATGTTGTTGTGATCTTTGATGTGGATGAAAAAGCGGCAGCTGGCAGGCTGAATCCATTGCTTGATCGCATGGAAGCCAAGGGCAGCGCGTTCCACAAACGGGTTCGCGAGGGATACCTCGAGCAGGCGCGAGAGAATCCTGATGGGCACATTGTGATCAACGCGAGCGTCGGTGAGGATGAAGTCTTTGCATCGTTGATGTATGCACTGCAGCGAAAGTTCGCACCGGATATCCATCAATGA
- a CDS encoding SpoIIE family protein phosphatase codes for MPDTDPSHLMLREINATYELTAMIAEARNLDEVVRIGLKLAIETLDLDAGAVMLMNEDAGALRPDEAGLERKASHALSATWLASPRPLSHNREFDRLALSGQIVTIEDLFTDPRVMLTDEVRQEGLRSAIHAGMIFRGRPVGVLRMYSRQLRTFSESEVRLARVIGQQLAVAVEQARLLQLQQHERQIQQQLSLAADVQRRMLPGSVPTVPGVQIAARWTPSLELAGDFYDFLERKDPDRIGFLIGDIVGKGVAAALLMSMVRSSFRAHTRRDIDIDQVMTLLNRDICRDTVEGEFATLFYGEYNPQTRTLRYASAGHDPALVYRADSGKVELLHRTGMLMGVIANSKYAINTCQLSPGDTVFLYTDGLTDAHNFDKERFGRVRLMESLVFALHEHRASPVRVALDTIFAQLRNFAGLAKRPDDQTAILMRVNPDGTSDASPADWISEHA; via the coding sequence ATGCCCGATACAGATCCATCTCACTTGATGCTTCGCGAGATCAACGCGACGTATGAGCTGACAGCGATGATCGCTGAAGCACGGAACCTCGACGAGGTTGTACGGATCGGTCTAAAGCTTGCAATCGAAACACTGGACCTTGACGCTGGTGCGGTCATGCTCATGAACGAGGACGCGGGCGCACTCCGGCCGGACGAAGCGGGGCTGGAACGCAAAGCCTCGCACGCGCTGAGCGCAACATGGCTTGCCAGCCCGCGACCGCTCTCCCACAACCGCGAGTTTGATCGGCTGGCCCTCTCAGGTCAGATTGTCACAATAGAAGACCTGTTCACTGATCCTCGTGTGATGCTGACAGACGAGGTGCGTCAGGAAGGGCTGCGCAGCGCCATCCATGCTGGCATGATCTTCCGTGGCAGGCCCGTTGGTGTGCTGAGAATGTACAGCAGGCAGCTTCGTACGTTTTCCGAGTCCGAAGTTCGTCTTGCGCGTGTCATCGGCCAGCAGCTTGCTGTTGCAGTCGAGCAGGCAAGGCTTCTGCAACTCCAGCAGCATGAGCGGCAGATCCAGCAGCAGCTCTCGCTCGCTGCCGATGTCCAGAGACGCATGCTCCCAGGGAGCGTGCCCACGGTGCCCGGCGTACAGATTGCTGCCCGATGGACCCCAAGCCTCGAACTCGCGGGGGATTTTTACGATTTTCTGGAACGCAAGGACCCCGATCGCATTGGTTTCCTAATCGGTGACATCGTCGGCAAAGGGGTTGCAGCTGCACTGCTCATGTCCATGGTGCGATCATCGTTCCGTGCGCACACCAGGCGCGATATCGACATCGATCAGGTCATGACGCTGCTCAATCGCGACATCTGCCGTGACACGGTCGAGGGAGAGTTTGCAACCTTGTTCTATGGCGAGTACAACCCGCAAACTCGTACGCTGCGTTACGCATCCGCTGGGCATGATCCGGCCCTTGTGTATCGCGCAGATTCCGGCAAGGTAGAACTGCTCCATCGCACAGGCATGCTTATGGGAGTCATAGCAAACTCAAAGTACGCGATCAACACCTGCCAGCTCTCTCCCGGCGACACGGTGTTTCTGTATACGGACGGCCTGACCGATGCACACAACTTTGACAAGGAACGGTTCGGGCGAGTTCGATTGATGGAGTCACTTGTGTTCGCACTCCATGAGCATCGTGCATCGCCGGTTCGTGTCGCGCTTGACACAATCTTCGCGCAACTGCGCAACTTTGCGGGTCTAGCAAAGCGCCCGGACGACCAGACCGCGATCCTGATGAGAGTAAATCCCGATGGCACATCTGATGCATCACCCGCTGACTGGATCAGCGAGCACGCGTAG
- a CDS encoding sigma-70 family RNA polymerase sigma factor: MDRDRFEQLALSQLDAVYRMAFHLTRDPDAASDLVQDVYARALRPRAVAGFEDRSDETQSAEETPSKRSPESGMRSWLFTITHNVFYSKVKRASRAPAAVGEFFESSDTERRPDQPLPATCLADLNWDHVDGRLKEVIESLKPEYREVLMLWGIEGLKYREIGQILDIPIGTVMSRLHRARKLVIDGITSDDKLASDLGVARLASGSQHDLDLESNDNS; this comes from the coding sequence ATGGATCGAGATCGATTCGAACAACTCGCGCTCTCGCAGCTTGATGCCGTGTATCGGATGGCGTTCCATCTGACGCGCGATCCCGATGCTGCGTCAGACCTCGTGCAGGACGTCTACGCGCGTGCGCTCAGACCGAGAGCTGTTGCAGGGTTCGAGGATCGATCCGATGAAACACAGAGCGCCGAAGAAACTCCATCCAAACGCTCTCCCGAGAGCGGGATGCGATCGTGGCTTTTTACAATCACACATAATGTGTTCTACTCGAAGGTCAAGCGTGCAAGCAGAGCTCCCGCAGCCGTGGGCGAGTTCTTCGAGTCGTCAGACACGGAGCGGAGACCGGATCAACCTCTTCCTGCAACGTGTCTCGCGGACCTGAACTGGGATCATGTCGACGGCAGGCTAAAAGAGGTCATCGAATCACTCAAGCCCGAATATCGTGAGGTGCTCATGCTCTGGGGCATCGAGGGATTGAAGTATCGCGAAATCGGTCAGATTCTCGACATCCCCATTGGGACGGTCATGAGCCGACTGCATCGCGCACGAAAGCTTGTGATCGATGGGATTACCAGCGACGACAAACTGGCCAGTGATCTCGGAGTCGCACGACTTGCCTCTGGTTCTCAGCACGACCTGGACCTTGAAAGCAACGACAACTCGTAG
- a CDS encoding DoxX family protein: MSKKPLRERLALSFSPLILRLMLAITFMWAGAIKFGEVPVTDQADIATLVKLDVFPPPADGVEVAAVMIKRHESIQLLLENAAHPKPVPVTSSADANTSEDQTPLPLAGTSEPDTTGQPDNGSEPPTSEIDDATSVLSTRTPMPIWPAALSGATMTKVFALALVGTEFLGGFLMLIGLMTRFAALGLIGAMLGAMWLTQFGPAIQNGDALLGFLPNNNWADVSAWQGLFWQFALLAASAAVLFSGPGSCSVDGRLFNPGPSPYFDDDDDDEDDD, encoded by the coding sequence ATGTCGAAAAAACCACTCCGCGAACGTCTCGCACTCTCATTTTCGCCGCTGATTCTGCGGCTGATGCTCGCAATCACATTCATGTGGGCTGGCGCTATCAAGTTCGGCGAAGTCCCCGTGACTGATCAGGCAGACATCGCAACGCTTGTGAAGCTCGATGTGTTTCCACCTCCTGCTGATGGGGTGGAAGTAGCTGCCGTAATGATCAAGCGCCACGAGTCCATTCAACTGCTTCTTGAGAATGCTGCGCATCCAAAGCCTGTGCCAGTGACATCCTCGGCTGATGCAAACACGTCTGAAGATCAGACACCGCTCCCACTTGCTGGAACATCGGAACCCGACACAACTGGTCAGCCTGACAATGGTTCGGAACCCCCAACCTCGGAAATCGACGACGCTACATCGGTCTTGTCGACGCGTACACCAATGCCGATCTGGCCCGCTGCACTCTCAGGTGCAACGATGACAAAGGTCTTTGCACTCGCACTGGTGGGAACAGAGTTCCTTGGCGGTTTCCTCATGCTTATTGGGTTGATGACGCGCTTTGCGGCACTTGGTCTAATTGGTGCGATGCTCGGCGCGATGTGGCTGACGCAGTTTGGTCCTGCAATCCAGAATGGTGACGCCCTGCTCGGGTTTCTCCCCAACAACAACTGGGCGGATGTTTCAGCATGGCAAGGACTTTTCTGGCAGTTTGCTTTGCTTGCAGCTTCAGCAGCCGTGCTATTCAGTGGGCCAGGGTCCTGCAGCGTGGATGGTCGGTTGTTTAACCCCGGCCCAAGCCCGTACTTTGATGATGATGACGACGATGAGGATGACGACTGA
- the atpG gene encoding ATP synthase F1 subunit gamma, with amino-acid sequence MAQIREIKKRIKAVANIKRITRTMQMIATSKFARAQQSATATKPYTEGVFELVQDLAATAGNITHPLIHGPDGGFKDGAKELTLIMTSDRGLCGPYNGSVLRLAMKHLRETDAGSGHTELIGKKGVSFLRFNKIDVSNSYVLGDKPDYEEVARIAQDYMDKFTRGEISSVRVIYMRFLSVGRQKPEVLQLLPLKPPAVQKESDSNISAQYEFSPSAAELLGDLLPQTVKATLFQCINDAIVSEHVARMVAMKAATDNAGKMGKSLTRKFNRARQSQITTELTEIISGAAALE; translated from the coding sequence ATGGCACAGATCAGAGAAATCAAAAAGCGCATCAAGGCTGTCGCGAACATCAAGCGTATCACGCGCACCATGCAGATGATCGCAACCAGTAAGTTCGCGCGCGCCCAGCAGTCCGCCACCGCAACCAAGCCATACACCGAGGGCGTATTCGAGCTGGTGCAGGATCTTGCGGCTACCGCTGGCAACATCACGCACCCGCTGATCCACGGCCCCGATGGCGGGTTCAAGGATGGCGCGAAGGAACTGACACTCATCATGACGAGCGATCGTGGTCTGTGCGGTCCGTACAACGGGTCCGTCCTCAGGCTCGCGATGAAGCATCTGCGTGAGACCGACGCGGGTAGCGGCCACACCGAACTCATTGGTAAGAAGGGCGTCTCGTTCCTGCGGTTCAACAAGATCGACGTCTCAAACTCGTACGTGCTCGGCGACAAGCCGGACTACGAAGAAGTCGCACGCATCGCGCAGGACTACATGGACAAGTTCACACGAGGCGAGATCTCCTCTGTTCGTGTGATCTACATGCGATTCCTTTCTGTTGGTCGTCAGAAACCGGAAGTGCTGCAACTCCTGCCGCTCAAACCACCAGCGGTTCAAAAAGAATCGGATTCCAACATCTCCGCGCAGTACGAGTTCTCACCCTCAGCAGCAGAACTCCTCGGCGATCTGCTCCCGCAGACCGTCAAAGCAACACTGTTCCAGTGCATCAACGACGCGATCGTGTCCGAGCACGTGGCTCGCATGGTTGCAATGAAAGCAGCAACCGACAACGCTGGCAAGATGGGCAAGTCACTCACGCGCAAGTTCAACCGCGCCCGCCAGTCGCAGATCACGACAGAGCTGACCGAGATCATCTCGGGTGCTGCTGCTCTGGAATAG
- the plsY gene encoding glycerol-3-phosphate 1-O-acyltransferase PlsY, with translation MITAVAIAIAFLSGSIPFGVIIARMHGINIREHGSKNIGATNVMRVVGKKPGALCFLLDVLKGFVPTLAGGYFLGALGASQIDTATAWQWLAVMVASVLGHMFSPFVGFKGGKGVATGLGSLLGVFPVLTVPAICAFGVFVVVLKSTMLVGISSCIAALSMPLFLLLGTLVLGSLMPRFDELPFYITLAGIAALVIYKHRGNLARTLAGTEPKFGSSAAPQSENAESMG, from the coding sequence ATGATAACCGCTGTTGCTATTGCGATCGCGTTTCTCAGTGGATCTATTCCCTTCGGTGTCATCATCGCGCGGATGCACGGCATCAACATTCGAGAGCACGGGTCGAAGAATATCGGTGCAACCAACGTCATGCGCGTTGTTGGGAAAAAGCCCGGCGCTCTCTGCTTTCTTCTCGATGTGCTCAAAGGGTTCGTTCCGACGCTCGCTGGAGGTTACTTCCTCGGCGCTCTTGGGGCATCACAGATCGACACTGCGACGGCTTGGCAGTGGCTGGCAGTGATGGTGGCGAGCGTGCTCGGGCACATGTTCTCGCCGTTTGTTGGGTTCAAGGGTGGCAAGGGGGTTGCGACAGGGCTTGGTTCGTTGCTCGGCGTGTTTCCTGTTCTTACGGTGCCAGCGATTTGCGCATTTGGTGTCTTTGTCGTTGTGCTGAAATCAACAATGCTTGTTGGTATCTCGTCATGCATTGCAGCGTTGAGCATGCCCCTTTTTCTCTTGCTCGGCACGCTGGTGCTTGGCAGTCTGATGCCAAGGTTTGATGAGCTTCCGTTCTATATCACACTTGCTGGTATTGCTGCGCTTGTTATTTACAAACATCGGGGAAACCTTGCACGCACACTTGCGGGAACAGAGCCGAAGTTCGGTTCGTCCGCAGCGCCGCAATCTGAAAACGCTGAGAGCATGGGATGA